One Hermetia illucens chromosome 4, iHerIll2.2.curated.20191125, whole genome shotgun sequence DNA segment encodes these proteins:
- the LOC119654340 gene encoding thioredoxin, mitochondrial: protein MLKTSKIFGLRGIFSKSVSSTSASAKSFVIKDHYEFDKKVVNSDVPVIVNFHAEWCDPCKILTPLMETLLSDTKDVNLAVIDVDNNYDLVETFEVKAVPAVLAFRNGVVIDKFIGLIDNKVIEELINKLKVKQV, encoded by the exons ATGCTTAAAACGTCTAAAATATTCGGCCTGCGAgggattttcagcaagagcgtGTCCTCAACGAGCGCCAGCGCCAAGAGCTTCGTAATCAAGGACCACTACGAGTTTGACAAAAAG GTTGTTAATAGCGACGTGCCCGTTATAGTGAATTTCCATGCGGAATGGTGCGATCCCTGCAAGATCCTGACGCCCCTGATGGAGACCCTGCTCAGCGATACGAAGGACGTCAACCTGGCTGTGATCGATGTGGACAACAACTACGACTTGGTGGAGACGTTCGAGGTAAAGGCCGTGCCAGCCGTTCTGGCGTTCCGCAATGGCGTGGTGATAGACAAATTCATCGGACTCATAGACAATAAAGTGATCGAGGAACTCATAAACAAGTTGAAAGTGAAGCAAGTGTGA